In Haliaeetus albicilla chromosome 30, bHalAlb1.1, whole genome shotgun sequence, a single genomic region encodes these proteins:
- the LOC138682987 gene encoding olfactory receptor 14J1-like: MSNVSSITEFLLLAFADTRELQLLHFWLFLGIYLAALLANGLIITTVACDNRLHNPMYFFLLNLSLFDLGSISTTVPKAMANSLWDTRAISYAGCAAQVFLFVFLMSAEYFLLTVMAYDRYVAICKPLHYGTLLGSRACAHMAAAAWGSGFLYAVLHTANTFSVPLCQGNAVDQFFCEIPQILKLACSDAYLREVGVLVVSVSFVFGCFVFIVLSYGQIFRAVLRIPSEQGQHKAFSTCLPHLTVVSLFVSTGMFAYLKPPSISSPSLDLLVAVLYSVVPPALNPLIYSMRNHEIKDALRKVITGYFP; encoded by the coding sequence ATGTCCAACGTCAGCTCCATCACCGaattcctcctcctggcatttgcagacacgcgggagctgcagctcttgcacttctggctcttcctgggcatctacctggctgccctcctggccaacGGCCTCATCATCACCACCGTAGCCTGTGACAACCGGCTCCACAAtcccatgtacttcttcctcctcaacctctccctttttgacctgggctccatctccaccactgtccccaaagccatggccaacTCCCTCTGGGACACTAGAGCCATCTCCTATGCAggatgtgctgcacaggtctttctgtttgtctttttgatgtcagcagagtattttcttctcactgtcatggcctatgaccgctacgttgccatctgcaaacccctacactacgggaccctcctgggcagcagagcttgtgcccacatggcagcagctgcctggggcagtgggtttctctatgctgtgctgcacactgccaatacattttcagtgcccctctgccaaggcaatgctgtggaccagttcttctgtgaaatcccgCAGATCCTCAAGCTCGCCTGCTCAGAtgcctacctcagggaagttggggTACTTGTAGTTAGTGTCTCTTTTGtatttgggtgttttgttttcattgtgctttcctatgggcagatcttcagggctgtgctgaggatcccctctgagcagggacagcacaaagccttttccacctgCCTCCCTCACCTCACTGTGGTCTCCTTGTTTGTAAGCACTGGCAtgtttgcctacctgaagcccccctccatctcctccccatccctggacctgctggtggcagttctgtactcagtggtgcctccagccttgaaccccctcatctacagcatgagaaacCATGAGATCAAAGATGCCCTGAGGAAAGTAATCACTGGATACTTTCCATAA
- the LOC138683009 gene encoding olfactory receptor 14A16-like: protein MRRKQMSNHSSITEFLLLAFADMRELQLLHFWLFLGIYLAALLANGLIITAIACDHRLHTPMNFFLLNLSLLDLGSISTTVPKAMASSLWDTRAISFLGCAAQVFFVFFLFGAEYSLLTVMAYDRYVAICKPLHYGTLLGSRACVHMAAAAWGSGFLHAVLHTANTFSVPLCQGNAVDQFFCEIPQILKLACSDAYLREVGVLAVGVCFGFGCFVFIVLSYVQIFRAVLRIPSEQGRYKAFSMCLPHLAVASLFISTVMFAYLKPPSLSSPSLDLLVAVLYSVVPPAVNPFLYSIRNQDLQDALKKLIQSVIFQKQ from the coding sequence ATGCGGAGGAAGCAAATGTCCAACCACAGCTCCATCACcgagttcctcctcctggcatttgcagacatgcgggagctgcagctcttgcacttctggctcttcctgggcatctacctggctgccctcctggccaacGGCCTCATCATCACCGCCATAGCCTGTGACCATCGCCTCCACACCCCCATgaacttcttcctcctcaacctctccctccttgacctgggctccatctccaccactgtccccaaagccatggccaGCTCCCTCTGGGACACCAGGGCCATTTCCTTCTTGGGATGTGCTGCCCAGGTCTTCTTTGTATTCTTCTTGTTTGGTGCAGAGTATTCTCTcctcactgtcatggcctatgaccgctacgttgccatctgcaagcccctgcactacgggaccctcctgggcagcagagcttgtgtccacatggcagcagctgcctggggcagtgggtttctCCATGCTGTCCTGCACACTGCCAATACTTTTTCAGTAcccctctgccaaggcaatgctgtggaccagttcttctgtgaaatcccccagatcctcaagctcgcctgctcagatgcctacctcagggaagttggggTACTTGCAGTTGGTgtctgttttggatttgggtgttttgttttcattgtgctgtcctatgtgcagatcttcagggctgtgctgaggatcccctctgagcagggaaggtacaaagccttttccatgtgcctCCCTCACCTCGCCGTGGCTTCCTTGTTTATCAGCACTGTCAtgtttgcctacctgaagcccccctccctgtcctccccatccctggacctgctggtggcagttctgtactcagtggtgcctccagcagtgaATCCCTTCCTCTACAGCATTAGGAACCAGGATCTCCAAGATGCCCTGAAGAAGCTGATTCAATCAGTAATCTTTCAGAAGCAATAA